A region of Natribaculum luteum DNA encodes the following proteins:
- a CDS encoding YeaH/YhbH family protein: protein MGLRDDLERFREVGEKRREDLADFIQYGDLGGSRPDEINIPVKIVSLPEFEYDQRDKGGVGQGDGGTPDVGQPVGQPQPQPGDDDGDGDEPGEDGGEHEYYEMDPEEFAQELDEELGLDLEPKGKRVIEEKEGPFTDLTRSGPDSTLDFERMFKEGLKRKLAMDFDEEFLREVCKVEGITPREVFEWARGENLPVSMAWIEEAFRELPDDELGTWSSIEEVEENVDRESVQQKIRREGIKHVPFRREDERYRHPEIVEEKEKNVVVVNIRDVSGSMREKKRELVERTFTPLDWYLTGKYDNAEFVYIAHDAEAWEVEREDFFGIRSGGGTKISSAYELAAELLEEYPWNDWNRYVFAAGDSENSSNDTEERVIPLMEQIPANLHAYVETQPSGNAINATHAEELERHFGDDDDDVAVAYVNGEADVTDAIYEILSTEGETDE, encoded by the coding sequence ATGGGACTGAGAGACGACCTCGAGCGGTTCCGTGAAGTGGGTGAAAAGCGCCGCGAGGACCTCGCCGACTTCATCCAGTACGGCGACCTCGGGGGGAGCCGTCCCGACGAGATCAACATCCCGGTCAAGATCGTCTCGCTGCCGGAGTTCGAGTACGACCAGCGAGACAAGGGCGGGGTCGGCCAGGGCGACGGCGGGACGCCCGACGTGGGCCAGCCCGTCGGCCAGCCACAGCCCCAGCCCGGCGACGACGACGGCGACGGCGACGAGCCCGGCGAGGACGGCGGCGAGCACGAGTACTACGAGATGGATCCCGAGGAGTTCGCCCAGGAACTCGACGAGGAACTCGGACTCGACCTGGAGCCGAAAGGAAAGCGGGTGATCGAGGAGAAAGAGGGGCCGTTTACCGACCTCACGCGATCGGGGCCGGACAGCACGCTCGACTTCGAGCGGATGTTCAAAGAAGGCCTCAAGCGCAAACTCGCGATGGACTTTGACGAGGAGTTCTTGCGCGAGGTGTGCAAAGTCGAGGGGATCACCCCCCGAGAGGTCTTCGAGTGGGCACGCGGCGAGAACCTCCCCGTCTCGATGGCCTGGATCGAGGAGGCGTTCCGCGAACTCCCCGACGACGAGTTGGGAACGTGGTCTTCGATCGAGGAGGTCGAGGAGAACGTCGACCGCGAGAGCGTCCAGCAGAAGATCCGCCGCGAGGGGATCAAGCACGTCCCGTTCCGCCGGGAGGACGAACGCTACCGCCACCCCGAGATCGTCGAGGAGAAAGAGAAGAACGTCGTCGTGGTCAACATCCGCGACGTCTCCGGGTCGATGCGCGAGAAGAAGCGCGAACTCGTCGAGCGGACGTTCACCCCACTGGACTGGTATCTCACCGGCAAGTACGACAACGCCGAGTTCGTCTACATCGCCCACGACGCCGAGGCCTGGGAAGTCGAACGCGAGGACTTCTTCGGCATCCGATCGGGCGGCGGGACGAAGATCTCGAGCGCGTACGAGCTTGCCGCCGAACTGTTAGAGGAGTATCCCTGGAACGACTGGAACCGCTACGTCTTCGCCGCCGGGGACTCAGAGAACTCGAGCAACGACACCGAAGAGCGCGTCATTCCGCTGATGGAGCAGATCCCGGCGAACCTCCACGCCTACGTCGAGACCCAGCCCAGCGGGAACGCGATCAACGCCACTCACGCCGAGGAACTCGAGCGTCACTTCGGCGACGACGACGACGACGTTGCGGTGGCGTACGTCAACGGCGAGGCGGACGTGACCGACGCAATCTACGAAATTCTCAGCACGGAGGGTGAGACCGATGAGTGA
- a CDS encoding PrkA family serine protein kinase, which produces MTGEEYVRDADRTLEETYEEPMSLAAYVDRIFENPTIASHASKYLLEAIEAAGTRTVVEEGEEKQRYRFFDDPYNDGEHAILGNTEVLNGFVDDLRSIAAGRGKDEKIIWFEGPTATGKSELKRCLVNGLREYSKTPEGRRYTVEWNVQSADADSRGLSYGGDPTATDDENWYESPVQAHPLSVFPEEIRTDLLEELNDQLDDHVPIEVDARLDPFSREAYDFLEERYRRQGEEGLFSAITDENHLRVKNYVVDVGQGVGVLHSEDDGPPKERLVGSWMHGMLQELDSRGRKNPQAFSYDGVLSQGNGALTIVEDAAQHADLLQKLLNVPDESSVKLDKGIGMDVDTQLLIISNPDLEAQLNQHADRNGMDPLKALKRRLDKHEFGYLTNLSLETELIRRELTGETAVWEGEEYDELEAKIREPVTVTVKDAADDLREREFAPHALEAAALYAVVTRLTDEDLPSGLDLVDKALIFDQGFLQEGDTRREKDEFDFDDGAQNGEHGIPVTYTRDTLADLLQTDRDRHHPELPVEDVIMPRDVLNAMADGLGDAPVFSTGERSEFENRVVPVKNRIFDRQEEDVVEAIMHDKRVDEDTVAEYVEHVYAWETDEPLYNDRGERVEPDPLKMKVFEVEHLGRFAEEAYQGNRPRESVRQFRREKVITALNRHAWEQRNEDFSVEDVDLTAIPVIKTVLETHDWDDVRRTFEDFDPRQWDDPPSGTETEAVKEDTIETMSDLFDYTEASAELTSRHVMGQVSYRWD; this is translated from the coding sequence ATGACCGGTGAGGAGTACGTTCGCGACGCCGACCGCACCCTGGAGGAGACCTACGAGGAGCCGATGAGCCTCGCGGCGTACGTCGACCGGATCTTCGAGAACCCGACGATCGCCTCCCACGCCTCGAAGTACTTGCTCGAGGCGATCGAAGCCGCCGGAACCCGGACCGTCGTCGAGGAAGGCGAGGAGAAACAGCGGTACCGCTTCTTCGACGACCCGTACAACGACGGCGAGCACGCGATCCTCGGCAACACCGAGGTCCTGAACGGGTTCGTCGACGACCTGCGATCGATCGCCGCGGGTCGCGGGAAAGACGAGAAGATCATCTGGTTCGAGGGGCCGACGGCCACGGGCAAGTCGGAGCTGAAACGCTGTCTCGTCAACGGTCTCCGCGAGTACTCGAAGACGCCCGAGGGGCGACGGTACACCGTCGAGTGGAACGTCCAGAGCGCAGACGCCGACTCCCGGGGACTGAGCTACGGCGGCGACCCCACCGCGACCGACGACGAGAACTGGTACGAGAGTCCCGTTCAGGCTCACCCGCTGTCGGTGTTCCCCGAGGAGATCCGTACGGACTTACTCGAGGAACTGAACGACCAACTCGACGACCACGTCCCGATCGAAGTCGACGCCCGCCTCGATCCCTTCTCACGGGAGGCCTACGACTTCCTCGAGGAACGGTACCGCCGGCAGGGCGAGGAGGGGCTGTTCTCGGCGATCACTGACGAGAACCACCTGCGGGTGAAAAACTACGTCGTCGACGTCGGCCAGGGCGTCGGCGTCCTCCACTCGGAAGACGACGGCCCGCCCAAAGAGCGACTCGTGGGCTCGTGGATGCACGGCATGCTCCAGGAACTCGACTCGCGTGGCCGGAAGAACCCGCAGGCCTTTTCCTACGACGGCGTGCTCTCGCAGGGAAACGGTGCGCTGACGATCGTCGAGGACGCCGCCCAGCACGCCGACCTCCTGCAGAAGCTGCTGAACGTCCCCGACGAGTCGTCGGTCAAACTCGACAAGGGCATCGGGATGGACGTCGACACCCAGTTGCTGATCATCTCGAATCCCGACCTCGAGGCCCAGCTCAACCAGCACGCAGATCGCAACGGCATGGATCCGCTGAAGGCGCTGAAACGCCGCCTCGACAAACACGAGTTTGGCTACCTGACGAACCTCAGCCTCGAGACGGAGCTCATTCGGCGGGAGCTCACCGGCGAGACGGCCGTCTGGGAGGGCGAGGAGTACGACGAACTCGAGGCGAAGATCCGCGAACCGGTGACGGTGACGGTCAAAGACGCCGCGGACGACCTCAGAGAGCGGGAGTTCGCCCCGCACGCGCTCGAGGCGGCCGCGCTGTACGCCGTCGTCACGCGACTCACCGACGAGGATCTGCCGTCGGGGCTCGACCTCGTCGACAAGGCGTTGATCTTCGATCAGGGCTTCCTCCAGGAGGGCGACACCCGCCGCGAGAAAGACGAGTTCGACTTCGACGACGGCGCACAGAACGGCGAACACGGCATTCCGGTCACGTACACGCGGGACACGCTCGCGGACCTGCTGCAGACAGACCGCGACCGACACCACCCGGAACTGCCGGTCGAGGACGTCATCATGCCACGTGACGTCCTGAACGCGATGGCGGACGGACTGGGCGACGCGCCCGTCTTCTCGACGGGCGAACGGTCCGAGTTCGAGAACCGCGTGGTGCCAGTGAAAAACCGCATCTTCGATCGACAGGAGGAGGACGTCGTCGAGGCGATCATGCACGACAAACGCGTCGACGAGGACACCGTCGCCGAGTACGTCGAGCACGTCTACGCCTGGGAGACCGACGAACCGCTGTACAACGACCGCGGCGAGCGCGTCGAACCCGACCCGCTGAAGATGAAAGTCTTCGAGGTCGAGCACCTCGGGCGGTTCGCCGAGGAGGCCTACCAGGGTAACCGCCCCCGCGAGAGCGTCCGGCAGTTCCGCCGGGAGAAGGTCATCACCGCGTTGAACCGCCACGCGTGGGAACAGCGCAACGAGGACTTCAGCGTCGAGGACGTCGACCTGACCGCGATTCCGGTGATCAAGACCGTCCTCGAGACCCACGACTGGGACGACGTCCGTCGGACCTTCGAAGACTTCGACCCCCGTCAGTGGGACGACCCGCCAAGCGGGACGGAGACCGAGGCGGTCAAAGAGGACACCATCGAGACGATGAGCGACCTCTTCGACTACACCGAGGCGTCCGCAGAACTGACCAGCAGACACGTCATGGGGCAGGTGAGCTACCGATGGGACTGA